Genomic window (Argopecten irradians isolate NY chromosome 13, Ai_NY, whole genome shotgun sequence):
AGAGTCTTAAAAGTTATTAGCTTGCTGTTAATGTCACACGTATTACTTCTGAATTAACAATTATGAATAGGTAAATAAAGTGTTAATTGCCATAAAGCGGATCATCTTCTGCATAttaaaaacaagagctgtttTAGAACAGAAAAGTTCGCATCTGGAATAAGGTTGATTTGATTCAGGTTCCTTTTATTTACCAGTATTATAAAATACAGCAATACTGTTACATAACTTAACTTTTCAGTCCACTGAGTCCCTTTAAATTCTCAAAATTCAGCATTTCCCCTTTACGTGATTCTCCATaccaattaaaacaattataattcaaaatcaaCGTCAGTTGTGATTGATAACAGTATTTCAACACTTACACCCAAATCCAAACCTGGCTAATTCGGTATATGGTCCTCTTACAATTCTTACAATTTAGTATTTTGGCTGCTTTAAATGATTGCTCATACCAATATCAACAATTGTAAAACAattgtagaaatcaatgtcagttgaGACAGATAACAGTATTTCAACACCAAAACCTTTAACTGTGATTTCCAAAGCCGCCGACGCCAAAGTGATTCCATAAGCCTCCCTCTCTTCGAGaggcgagctaaaaattatGTATCTTACCTGAATCCGTTATGCCAAGACTTAAGCCGAAAAAAGCGAACACAACAAGCATGATCAAGTATACTGAACACCATGGTATTGCCAGAGTAACTAAAGCCAACAGGAAGTTGGATCCGGTCAAAGTAAAGACACGTCTGATTCTGTCATAAATGGCACCTCCTACGCAGGCTCCGCCCATATACCCGGCGTAGAATGTTGTAAGGAGAATGGACCCCTCTTTCAGGCCGACGCCGCTGATATGATTTGAAGATCTAGCAGCGAAGGACCAATCTGCCCCTTAGAAAAcccctgtgttatatgtaataAGAGGGGAAACCGCCTATTCCTATTGCGTACATGAGTTGCATCCCTTGCATGTACGTCGTCGTCCATCTAACCCCCAGGTGTACTGCAGGTCGCCGCTTGCAACTGCAACAGATAAAACTCAATTCTTcaatcattttgttttgtttttaatgcatATAAATTACTATTCATtggcggtgtagcatctttaaggattGTGTTAATTAATATCTACTCAGATGTTTCCTCCTTCAAAGCAAAACGGTGTGTAGCTGTTACATATATTTCTATTCTGGAATCTTTTCCGCGTTTAAGGGTAATACCCTAACCAAAACGGTCTTTGATTTTAAAACTATAACTGTAAAATGAGTGTTATGATTCTGTATGTAGAGTCTTAAAAGTTATTAGCTTGCTGTTAATATCACACGTATTACTTCTGAATAAACAATTTTGAATAGGTAAATAAAGTGTTAATTGCCATAAAGCGGATCATCTTCTGCATAttaaaaacaagagctgtttTAGAACAGAAAAGTTCGCATCTGGAATAAGGTTGATTTGATTCAGGTTCCTTTTATTTACCAGTATTATAAAATACAGCAATACTGTTACATAACTTAACTTTTCAGTCCACTGAGTCCCTTTAAATTCTCAAAATTCAGCATTTCCCCTTTACGCGATACTCCATaccaattaaaacaattataattcaaaatcaaCGTCAGTTGTGATTGATAGCAGTATTACAACACTTACACCCAAATCCAAACCTGGCTAATTCGGTATATGGTCCTCTTACAATTCTTACAATTTAGTATTTTGGCTGCTTTAAATGATTGCTCATACCAATATCAACaattgtaaaacaaatgtagaaatcaatgtcagttgaGACAGATAACAGTATTTCAACACCAAAACCTTTAACTGTGATTTCCAAAGCCGCCGACGCCAAAGTGATTCCATAAGCCTCCCTCTCTTCGAGaggcgagctaaaaattatGTATCTTACCTGAATCCGTTATGCCAAGACTTAAGCCGAAAAAAGCGAACACAACAAGCATGATCAAGTATACTGAACACCATGGTATTGCCAGAGTAACTAAAGCCAACAGGAAGTTGGATCCGGTCAAAGTAAAGACACGCCTGATTCTGTCATAAATGGCACCTCCTACGCAGGCTCCGCCCATATACCCGGCGTAGAATGTTGTAAGGAGAATGGACCCCTCTTTCAGGCCGACGCCGCTGATGATTTGAAGATCTAGCAGCGAAGGACCAATCTGCCCCTTAGAAAACCCCTGTGTTATAATtcatatattataaacataatatttacagtttcaTTTATAAGCAGAATATCGTTATATTCGTAAATAATTAGACGTGAACGTTAACGGGAAAACGCGAACGATATTTTAGCGCGAAGATTTCAACCGCGCAAAATATTTGGTATATACTTAACACTACGTCGCGAA
Coding sequences:
- the LOC138306611 gene encoding sodium-dependent glucose transporter 1A-like, with the protein product MSEEERTGPSNAGKGSEVTTSRSTSCCGVINRIKTEPLFHQSLIRTACLYLTLFTLGFSKGQIGPSLLDLQIISGVGLKEGSILLTTFYAGYMGGACVGGAIYDRIRRVFTLTGSNFLLALVTLAIPWCSVYLIMLVVFAFFGLSLGITDSVASGDLQYTWGLDGRRRTCKGCNSCTQ